A portion of the Cryptomeria japonica chromosome 5, Sugi_1.0, whole genome shotgun sequence genome contains these proteins:
- the LOC131075494 gene encoding putative leucine-rich repeat receptor-like serine/threonine-protein kinase At2g24130, with amino-acid sequence MVSDLDNVEKSPEDYLVLREFLDVFPEDLTKLPPKREFDFSIELLLGVEPQSKAPYTMTTMELYDLKAQLQELLRQGLIRPSVSLWGAPMIFIKKDGTLRLCIDYRMLNKVTINNTYPLPRIHELFDQMKGATEKVHYLGHVIIAEGISVDPAKIEEIVDWPTPQNVSKIRSFMGLVGYYKNIPPELSLLTSLKYLYLGVNNLTGTIPPSFKNLSALVELDLSVNELYGPIPPELCMLTHLRLLYLFNSNLSGTIPSSIGNISALVELALNQNELYGPIPPELCMLTHLRFLYLFENNLSGTIPSSIENMSALVELDLADNELYGPIPPELCMLAHLRLVYLFENNLSGTIPSFIENMSALVELDLSRNELYGAIPWEIGTKLSDLKFLNLRGNQLSGHIPNSLGNCSSLEVLDLDTNQLGGTVPMELGKLNFLTRLLLHTNQLVSDSSNTLAFLTALTNCSHLRQITLGNNSFTGILPTSIGQLSSNLNFLALQIKMISGSIPQQIVNLTNLTYLNLGVNLFSGNIPSRIKRFHVLEELILQSNNFEGAIPSEIGQMQHLGLLSLHHNQLSGKIPDSLCQSQQLRRLYLHHNKLSGEIPVSLEGCQKLELLDLSYNKLGGKIPVEVIASLKNLQFYLNLSWNSLQGTLPREMSKIVMAQAIDVSGNRLTGVIPISLGDCTALERLNLSHNVFVGQIPDSLSKLRNLLEMDLSFNNFSGQISEEGLFPNSTVVILLMGNTGLCGPKNYSLPPCANLTQRKHFPLKKVVLSVAGTIGFVLCCFIIGIVWRLKLSRQQVRTSSFIFQRLGYPKFSHQDLVIATSGFDESNLLGAGNFGSVYKGILRDGKIVAIKILNLQNEEAQKSFKRECKLLGRIRYRNLIRITSAFFYPDLKDLVLEFACNGSLEKHLHPDRDDEGFCKLGFSECLSIAVDVAHGMEYLHHNCPLQIVHCDLKPSNVLLDANMTALVTDFGISRLTTTNSIDSLSTTTFALRGSN; translated from the exons ATGGTAAGTGATTTGGATAATGTTGAGAAAAGCCCTGAGGATTATCTAGTTCTTAGAGAGTTCTTGGATGTTTTTCCTGAAGACCTAACTAAGTTACCACCGAAAAGGGAGtttgatttttctatagaactcttacttGGAGTGGAGCcacaatctaaggctccatatacAATGACAACCATGGAATTATATGAtcttaaggctcaattgcaagaattGCTTAGGCAAGGTCTCATTAGACCTAGTGTATCCTTGTGGGGTGCACCAATGATCTTCATAAAGAAGGATGGTACTTTAAGGTTATGTATTGATTATAGGATGTTAAACAAAGTAACTATCAATAATACATATCCTTTGCCAAGGATACATGAActatttgaccaaatgaaaggtgcCACG gaaaaggtgcatTACTTAGGTCATGTTATAATTGCtgaaggaatttcagttgatcctgcaaagatagagGAAATTGTGGATTGGCCAACACCTCAAAATGTTTCAAAGATCCGAAGTTTTATGGGTCTTGTAGGATATTACAAGAa CATTCCGCCTGAGCTCAGTCTTCTCACAAGTTTGAAGTACCTCTACTTGGGCGTTAACAATCTCACTGGTACCATTCCGCCCTCTTTCAAAAACCTGTCCGCCTTAGTTGAATTGGATTTGAGTGTAAATGAGCTCTATGGTCCAATTCCTCCTGAATTGTGCATGCTTACTCACCTACGGCTTCTTTACCTTTTTAACAGTAACTTATCTGGCACCATTCCCAGCTCTATCGGAAATATATCCGCCTTAGTTGAATTGGCTTTGAACCAAAATGAGCTCTATGGTCCCATTCCTCCTGAATTATGCATGCTCACTCACCTACGGTTTCTTTACCTTTTTGAAAATAACTTATCTGGCACCATTCCCAGCTCTATCGAAAATATGTCCGCCTTAGTTGAATTGGACTTGGCCGACAATGAGCTCTATGGTCCAATTCCTCCTGAATTGTGCATGCTCGCACACCTACGGCTTGTTTACCTTTTTGAAAATAACTTATCAGGCACCATTCCCAGCTTTATCGAAAATATGTCCGCCTTAGTTGAATTGGACTTGAGCCGAAATGAGCTCTATGGCGCCATTCCATGGGAAATTGGTACCAAGCTCTCTGACTTGAAATTTCTCAATTTAAGGGGAAATCAGCTTAGTGGACACATACCAAACTCTCTTGGAAATTGTTCCAGTCTTGAAGTACTTGATTTAGATACAAACCAACTCGGTGGAACGGTTCCGATGGAGCTGGGTAAGTTGAATTTTCTAACCCGGCTTCTCCTACACACCAATCAACTTGTGAGTGACAGCAGTAACACATTGGCCTTTCTCACTGCTCTCACAAATTGCTCCCATTTGCGACAAATAACCCTAGGAAACAATTCTTTCACTGGTATATTGCCCACATCCATAGGCCAACTGTCTTCCAATCTCAATTTCTTGGCTTTACAAATCAAAATGATAAGCGGAAGCATACCACAACAGATTGTCAATCTGACAAACTTGACCTACTTAAATTTAGGCGTTAATCTTTTCAGCGGCAATATTCCTTCTCGAATTAAAAGATTCCATGTGTTGGAAGAATTGATTTTGCAAAGCAacaattttgaaggagccattccAAGTGAGATAGGTCAAATGCAACATCTAGGACTCttatctcttcatcacaatcagtTATCCGGAAAAATACCAGATTCTCTTTGTCAATCCCAGCAGTTGAGACGTCTCTATCTTCATCACAACAAGTTATCAGGGGAGATCCCCGTTAGTCTGGAGGGATGCCAGAAGTTGGAGCTCCTTGACTTATCTTACAATAAACTAGGGGGAAAGATACCTGTTGAAGTCATTGCCAGCCTTAAAAACCTGCAATTCTACCTCAATCTTTCATGGAATTCTCTGCAAGGTACCTTGCCACGGGAGATGAGTAAAATTGTAATGGCTCAAGCCATAGATGTATCTGGAAATAGGCTTACTGGGGTCATTCCGATTTCTCTAGGAGATTGCACAGCATTAGAGCGTCTAAATCTGTCCCACAACGTCTTTGTAGGTCAAATACCAGATTCACTCTCCAAATTACGAAATCTCCTAGAAATGGATCTTTCTTTCAATAATTTTTCAGGGCAGATTTCAGAAGAAGGGTTGTTTCCAAATAGCACTGTTGTAATATTGTTGATGGGGAACACTGGACTATGTGGCCCAAAAAATTATTCATTGCCTCCCTGCGCAAATCTGACCCAGAGAAAACATTTCCCACTCAAAAAAGTAGTCTTATCAGTTGCTGGAACCATCGGATTTGTATTATGCTGCTTCATTATAGGAATTGTATGGAGGCTTAAACTTTCAAGGCAACAAGTCCGTACCTCAAGCTTTATTTTTCAAAGGCTGGGCTATCCAAAATTCTCTCATCAAGATCTTGTCATTGCGACATCTGGATTTGATGAGTCAAACTTGCTTGGCGCGGGTAACTTTGGATCTGTCTACAAAGGCATCTTGAGGGATGGTAAGATTGTTGCCATCAAGATTCTTAATTTGCAAAATGAAGAGGCTCAGAAGAGTTTTAAAAGAGAGTGTAAATTGTTAGGGAGGATTCGGTACCGTAACCTGATTAGAATCACAAGTGCATTTTTCTACCCTGACTTGAAAGATTTGGTTCTTGAATTTGCATGTAATGGAAGCTTGGAAAAACATTTGCACCCTGACAGGGATGATGAAGGCTTTTGTAAATTGGGATTCAGTGAGTGTTTGAGCATTGCTGTAGATGTAGCCCATGGCATGGAATACTTACATCATAACTGTCCTCTACAAATTGTGCACTGTGATTTAAAACCTAGCAATGTGCTCTTGGATGCCAACATGACAGCCCTTGTCACTGATTTTGGTATATCCCGTTtaactactacaaattccatagaTTCACTCAGTACAACAACTTTTGCACTTAGAGGATCTAATTGA